The following proteins are encoded in a genomic region of Saccharopolyspora antimicrobica:
- the mshC gene encoding cysteine--1-D-myo-inosityl 2-amino-2-deoxy-alpha-D-glucopyranoside ligase translates to MQPWSSVPVPRVPGTPRPLRLFDTSAGEVKPTEPGAVARMYVCGITPYDATHLGHAATYLAFDLVHRVWLDNGHQVHYVQNVTDIDDPLLERAERDHEDWVVLAMRETALFREDMEALRVVPPADFVGAVESIPEIVEAVGKLLASGAAYRLDDEHPDIYFRHRASGQFGYESNYDDETMSAFFAERGGDPDRAGKEHPLDALLWRAARDGEPSWESELGPGRPGWHLECSVIALNRLGLGFDVQGGGSDLIFPHHEFSAAHAESLTGEFPFAKHYVHAGMIGLDGEKMSKSKGNLVFVSRLRGDRVDPMAIRLALLDGHYRTDRSWTADALTAGAARLARWRQAVALESGPAAEAAVAELRDRLSDDLDTQQALRAIDAWAEEALTTGGSDAEAPQLIRTAVDALLGVEL, encoded by the coding sequence ATGCAACCCTGGTCATCGGTTCCCGTGCCTCGAGTGCCGGGCACGCCACGTCCGCTGCGCCTCTTCGACACCTCGGCAGGTGAGGTCAAGCCCACCGAGCCCGGTGCGGTCGCGCGGATGTACGTGTGCGGCATCACGCCGTACGACGCCACCCACCTCGGTCACGCCGCCACCTACCTGGCGTTCGACCTGGTCCACCGGGTGTGGCTGGACAACGGTCACCAGGTGCACTACGTGCAGAACGTCACCGACATCGACGACCCGCTGCTGGAGCGCGCCGAGCGCGACCACGAGGACTGGGTGGTGCTCGCGATGCGAGAGACCGCGCTGTTCCGCGAGGACATGGAGGCGCTGCGGGTGGTGCCGCCCGCGGACTTCGTCGGCGCGGTCGAGTCCATCCCGGAGATCGTCGAGGCGGTCGGCAAGCTGCTGGCCTCCGGCGCGGCCTACCGGCTCGACGACGAGCACCCGGACATCTACTTCCGCCACCGGGCCAGCGGCCAGTTCGGCTACGAGTCGAACTACGACGACGAGACCATGAGCGCCTTCTTCGCCGAGCGCGGCGGCGACCCGGACCGGGCGGGCAAGGAGCACCCGCTGGACGCGCTGCTGTGGCGGGCCGCCCGCGACGGCGAGCCGTCGTGGGAGTCCGAGCTGGGGCCGGGCCGGCCGGGCTGGCACCTGGAGTGCTCGGTCATCGCGCTCAACCGGCTGGGCCTGGGCTTCGACGTGCAGGGCGGCGGTTCGGACCTGATCTTCCCGCACCACGAGTTCAGCGCCGCGCACGCCGAGTCGCTGACCGGTGAGTTCCCGTTCGCCAAGCACTACGTGCACGCCGGGATGATCGGGCTGGACGGCGAGAAGATGTCCAAGTCCAAGGGCAACCTGGTGTTCGTCTCCCGCCTGCGCGGCGACCGGGTGGACCCGATGGCCATCCGGCTGGCGCTGCTGGACGGCCACTACCGCACCGACCGCTCGTGGACGGCCGACGCGCTGACCGCGGGCGCGGCGCGGCTGGCTCGCTGGCGCCAGGCCGTCGCCCTGGAGTCGGGCCCGGCGGCCGAAGCCGCGGTCGCCGAACTGCGCGACCGGCTCTCCGACGACCTCGACACCCAGCAGGCGCTGCGGGCGATCGACGCGTGGGCGGAGGAGGCGCTGACGACCGGCGGCTCCGACGCCGAAGCGCCGCAGCTGATCCGCACGGCCGTCGACGCCCTGCTCGGCGTCGAGCTCTGA
- a CDS encoding styrene monooxygenase/indole monooxygenase family protein, translating to MRKVLIVGAGQAGLQLALGLQAEQYEVTLVSGRTPEQIRGGRVMSTQAMFGTALAGERARGLNFWDAEAPPITGLRKVVEKAGEGRVLDWRGRFSRPAQSVDQRVKMARWLELFAERGGAVEYRGITASELDVLAQRHDLAVVATGAGELGRIFERDAQHSPFTAPQRALAVAYVRGAAPSPDVPDTGLLRASSMPGVGDIYVIPGYTFGGACDVLLYEGIPGGPMDCWSDRPGADEQWARMLELMREHLPWEHARFAGAELTDERATLTGGVTPVVRKPVAELPSGAVVLGMGDAVVANDPITGQGANVASRCAESYADSIVARGEQAFDRAWMQQSFDRFWEHARHVVTWTNTSLRPAQPHVQRIVAAAARHPEIRDRFADGFDDPADFRTWLLDPEGAEEYLRSFG from the coding sequence ATGCGGAAGGTCCTGATCGTCGGAGCGGGTCAGGCCGGGTTGCAGCTGGCGCTCGGTCTGCAGGCCGAGCAGTACGAGGTGACCTTGGTCTCCGGGCGCACGCCCGAGCAGATCCGCGGTGGCCGGGTGATGTCCACGCAGGCCATGTTCGGCACCGCGCTGGCCGGTGAGCGGGCCCGCGGGCTGAACTTCTGGGACGCCGAAGCGCCGCCGATCACCGGTCTGCGCAAGGTCGTCGAGAAGGCGGGGGAGGGGCGGGTGCTGGACTGGCGGGGCCGGTTCTCCCGGCCCGCGCAGTCGGTGGACCAGCGGGTGAAGATGGCCCGCTGGCTGGAGCTGTTCGCCGAGCGCGGCGGTGCCGTCGAGTACCGCGGCATCACCGCATCCGAGCTGGACGTGCTGGCTCAGCGCCACGACCTGGCGGTGGTGGCGACGGGCGCGGGCGAGCTGGGCCGCATCTTCGAGCGCGACGCGCAGCACTCGCCGTTCACCGCGCCGCAGCGGGCGTTGGCGGTCGCTTACGTGCGCGGAGCCGCTCCGTCGCCGGACGTGCCCGACACCGGCCTGCTCCGGGCGAGTTCGATGCCCGGCGTCGGCGACATCTACGTCATCCCCGGCTACACCTTCGGCGGGGCGTGCGATGTCCTGCTGTACGAGGGGATTCCGGGCGGCCCGATGGACTGCTGGTCGGATCGCCCGGGCGCGGACGAGCAGTGGGCGCGGATGCTGGAGCTGATGCGCGAGCACCTGCCGTGGGAGCACGCGCGGTTCGCCGGTGCCGAGCTGACCGACGAGCGCGCCACCCTGACCGGTGGTGTGACCCCGGTGGTGCGCAAGCCGGTCGCCGAACTCCCGTCGGGCGCGGTGGTGCTGGGCATGGGCGATGCGGTGGTGGCCAACGACCCGATCACCGGGCAGGGCGCCAACGTCGCGAGCCGGTGCGCCGAGTCCTATGCGGACAGCATCGTGGCGCGCGGTGAGCAGGCGTTCGACCGTGCCTGGATGCAGCAGAGCTTCGACCGGTTCTGGGAGCACGCGCGGCACGTGGTGACGTGGACGAACACCTCGCTGCGACCCGCTCAGCCGCACGTGCAGCGGATCGTGGCCGCGGCGGCGCGGCACCCGGAGATCC